TCGGTGTCGATGTGGACCGCCGACATGCGTTGATGCGCTTCGAGCCCGATGGCGGCAACGAGCCGCTCTTCGATCTTTTCCAGCACCTCGTCGCTGGGCCGCTCATTGTCTGCGAAGCTGACGACGAGGTGG
This DNA window, taken from Rhodomicrobium lacus, encodes the following:
- a CDS encoding relaxase/mobilization nuclease domain-containing protein — its product is RVGGIRITNCGTDEPDWALSDIIATQKRNTRASADKTYHLVVSFADNERPSDEVLEKIEERLVAAIGLEAHQRMSAVHIDT